A window of the Mucilaginibacter sp. cycad4 genome harbors these coding sequences:
- a CDS encoding (deoxy)nucleoside triphosphate pyrophosphohydrolase yields MIKVTCAIIVNTDGLVFAAQRSATMSLSLKWEFPGGKIEPGETAEACLIREIKEELHVDVEIVSSLPSNTHQYPNVTIQLIPFVCKITAGEVLLKEHLDFKWLAKDELLALDWAEADVAIVKYYMKT; encoded by the coding sequence GTGATTAAAGTAACATGCGCCATTATTGTTAATACCGACGGACTTGTTTTTGCTGCCCAGCGAAGCGCGACAATGAGCCTGTCATTAAAATGGGAGTTTCCCGGCGGTAAAATTGAACCCGGCGAAACCGCCGAAGCCTGCCTCATCCGCGAAATTAAGGAAGAGCTTCATGTGGATGTTGAAATTGTTTCTTCTTTGCCGAGTAATACGCATCAATATCCTAATGTTACTATACAACTGATTCCCTTTGTTTGTAAGATCACCGCTGGCGAGGTGTTGCTTAAGGAGCATCTTGATTTCAAATGGTTAGCTAAAGATGAATTGTTAGCTTTGGATTGGGCGGAGGCGGATGTGGCGATTGTTAAATATTATATGAAAACCTAA
- a CDS encoding Do family serine endopeptidase encodes MKKIGLTLLTAFVGGAMALGVYKVIENKYSDNLSFEDKQKVYFTSNPMAAVSSTGDLDFTQAAAAATPAVVYIRTTYTNKAGGGQDQLEQMFGDMFGQRVRPQGPQMASGSGVIISPDGYIVTNNHVVEKADKITVATNDHRTFSAKVIGTDPSTDLALIKVSATNLPIVKLGNSDDAKVGEWVLAVGNPFNLTSTVTAGIISAKGRNIGIIGSENNDDDNPFGRTRNQSTPKLNKAIESFIQTDAAINPGNSGGALVNTRGELIGINAAIASHTGSYEGYGFAIPVNLAKKVLNDIKKFGTVKRGFVGVTFTELNPDVAQKLDVTTTNGLYVNDLVPGGGAEQAGLRKGDIIVKVEGQPVYESSDLQERVGRLQPGDKINVTVLRDGKDKDFAVTLKGDAVAPSNRIAASKSAEELFNKLGASFHALTPAEKNRLHVNAGVLVTQVREGGLFDAAEIPEGVVITSINKLPIASIDDIDRAIVKPIQGNIIIAGIYPDGSHFSSAFPAQ; translated from the coding sequence ATGAAAAAGATTGGTTTAACACTATTAACCGCTTTTGTTGGAGGTGCGATGGCCTTAGGTGTATACAAGGTTATCGAAAACAAGTACTCTGACAACCTGAGCTTTGAAGACAAGCAAAAGGTATATTTTACAAGCAACCCAATGGCTGCAGTTTCATCAACCGGCGATCTGGATTTTACCCAGGCAGCAGCGGCAGCAACCCCGGCGGTGGTTTACATCCGCACTACTTACACTAACAAAGCCGGCGGCGGTCAGGATCAGCTGGAGCAAATGTTTGGCGATATGTTCGGTCAGCGGGTGCGCCCTCAGGGGCCGCAAATGGCATCAGGCTCTGGCGTTATCATTTCGCCCGATGGTTACATTGTAACCAACAACCACGTGGTTGAAAAAGCCGATAAAATTACCGTTGCCACTAATGATCACCGTACTTTCAGCGCCAAAGTTATCGGCACCGACCCAAGTACAGATCTTGCCCTCATTAAAGTGAGCGCTACCAACCTGCCAATTGTAAAATTAGGCAACAGCGATGACGCTAAAGTTGGCGAGTGGGTTTTAGCTGTGGGCAACCCCTTTAACCTAACATCAACCGTTACAGCAGGGATCATTAGCGCCAAAGGCCGTAATATTGGTATCATTGGCAGCGAAAACAATGATGACGACAATCCGTTTGGCCGTACCCGCAACCAGTCGACTCCTAAGCTGAACAAAGCTATCGAGTCGTTTATCCAAACTGATGCGGCCATTAACCCTGGTAACAGCGGTGGCGCACTGGTTAACACCCGCGGCGAACTGATCGGTATTAACGCCGCTATCGCTTCTCACACCGGCTCGTACGAAGGTTATGGATTTGCTATCCCTGTTAACCTGGCTAAAAAAGTATTAAACGATATCAAGAAATTCGGTACTGTAAAACGTGGTTTTGTAGGTGTAACTTTCACCGAGCTTAACCCCGACGTAGCCCAAAAACTCGACGTAACAACCACTAATGGCTTGTACGTGAACGACCTTGTACCGGGCGGTGGTGCCGAACAGGCAGGTTTGCGCAAAGGTGATATCATTGTTAAGGTTGAAGGTCAGCCGGTTTATGAATCATCTGATCTGCAGGAACGCGTAGGCCGTTTACAGCCCGGCGATAAGATTAACGTTACTGTACTGCGCGATGGCAAGGACAAAGATTTCGCGGTAACGCTTAAAGGCGATGCCGTAGCGCCATCAAACCGCATTGCAGCATCAAAGTCGGCCGAAGAGCTGTTTAACAAACTGGGCGCAAGCTTCCACGCTTTAACCCCTGCCGAAAAAAACAGGCTGCATGTTAACGCCGGTGTACTGGTAACCCAGGTACGTGAAGGAGGTTTATTTGACGCTGCCGAAATACCTGAAGGCGTAGTGATCACCAGCATTAACAAATTGCCTATCGCCAGTATCGATGATATTGACAGGGCAATTGTAAAACCGATCCAGGGCAATATTATCATTGCCGGCATCTACCCTGATGGTTCGCACTTCAGCAGCGCGTTCCCGGCTCAATAA
- a CDS encoding DUF4349 domain-containing protein encodes MKTYFILSVSFLLVLTSCERNTEQKEKIANVMLAPAPPVEKSDMEAFKTPAVVDDNHISSNTTITDTAKKIIKEGDIRFETGSPKAARQNIVSSLKKLGGYLAEENETNSGETNQKEYSLKIRVPSKNFDAFLNGLTSSADHIDSKNIHIRDVTTQFIDVKAQINNNKQLEQRYLQLAAKATKMTDLLAIEDKLAAIRTEIDSAQGQLNYLSSQVSYSSLDISFYTRQGNLVNNGNAFGYKFKNSLSTGWDTMQNMFFSIVSLWPLIFAALIVYLLIIRWKKRRRATVLTEA; translated from the coding sequence ATGAAAACCTATTTTATACTGTCGGTAAGTTTTTTACTTGTACTGACATCCTGCGAACGTAACACAGAACAAAAAGAAAAGATTGCCAATGTAATGTTGGCCCCCGCTCCTCCTGTAGAAAAATCTGACATGGAAGCATTTAAAACGCCGGCAGTTGTTGACGACAATCACATTTCTTCCAATACAACAATTACCGACACCGCCAAAAAGATCATCAAGGAAGGAGATATCCGTTTTGAAACCGGCAGCCCGAAGGCGGCGCGACAAAACATCGTTTCATCGCTCAAAAAGTTAGGCGGTTACCTTGCCGAAGAAAATGAGACCAACAGCGGCGAAACCAATCAAAAGGAATACAGCCTCAAGATCAGGGTACCCTCTAAAAACTTTGATGCTTTTTTAAATGGCCTAACTTCCAGTGCAGATCATATCGACTCCAAAAACATTCACATCAGGGATGTGACAACGCAGTTCATCGACGTTAAAGCACAAATCAACAATAACAAACAGTTGGAGCAGCGTTATTTGCAGCTGGCAGCTAAAGCCACCAAAATGACCGACCTGCTGGCCATAGAAGATAAGCTTGCCGCTATCCGTACCGAAATTGATTCGGCACAAGGGCAGTTGAACTATTTAAGCAGCCAGGTTAGTTACAGTTCGCTGGATATCAGTTTTTACACCAGGCAGGGCAACCTGGTTAACAACGGCAATGCTTTTGGCTATAAGTTTAAAAACTCACTGAGTACCGGCTGGGATACCATGCAAAACATGTTCTTTTCAATAGTATCCCTGTGGCCTTTAATATTTGCCGCCTTAATTGTTTACCTGTTAATCATCCGCTGGAAAAAACGGAGGAGGGCAACTGTGTTAACAGAGGCATAA
- a CDS encoding outer membrane beta-barrel family protein codes for MKYIYSFLFFSLVYSGLFAQVKVSGKITDTSKGPVTLAVVNLQQQHSEQIRAVQTDSLGMFYFTTVDKGDYRLTITYTGYQKTEIKLTLQHDTTLSITLTDLTTQLNEVTVTAGKATVENKSDKLVYNVSTSATSAGADALTVIGRVPGVKVGDNELGIAGKGSVKVMVSERLVQLAGTDLLRYLRSLSASQLASIELIKNPGAGYDAEGNAGLINITLKHSKKQGYSGSVQINDKQWLHNPATVYGTGNYWWLNASGDINYNSAKLSAYASVNIDHDHELEGFETDIYYPKQTWLQTDTGNYRYHNLNFIAGADYRLSPKVTIGVNYQGGKNTYDGSDHVNNPIINNNTGAVDSTLRTYATYHPVAISNAVNLHSTINLDTAGAKLVLNADYFNYYRTDRSDFESNTYLANGSPNAASRNRYHDTNKQDINIYTFKADAVVPVKYARFAFGAKLSFINNYSNAFYYKKAANDSLRYDDNLSNEFTYTENTQSVYGSISREDGKWKYQAGLRVERTETKGFSHTLNQTTINNYTKLFPSATVSYQAGVDHSLALNFGRRVNRPTFWNLNPFKSLFTAYSYGEGNPYLQPEYNTNFELSHTYKNRLTSAIFLNVTNNGFNGVTIARPDTNLVYSTPLNFIKTYRLGVSENYSIQLLKWLDNNNQLTFYHTDAKSALNSVKNISGFGAYIATNNNIYFNAGKTFAGAVNFWYQFPEIDHIGRSDAYYKLDLGLKASVFKKKIDVSLVMNDVFRSSATAVTTVVNGVRQKYTNFQINRYALLGISYRFGNSQNKAEKQDTGNQDEKGRIH; via the coding sequence TTGAAATACATTTACAGTTTTTTATTTTTCAGCTTAGTTTACAGCGGCCTGTTTGCACAGGTAAAAGTTAGCGGCAAAATAACCGATACTTCAAAAGGCCCGGTAACCCTGGCGGTTGTTAACCTTCAGCAGCAGCACTCCGAACAAATAAGGGCAGTACAAACCGATTCGTTGGGCATGTTTTATTTTACCACCGTTGATAAAGGTGACTATCGACTAACCATCACATACACCGGCTATCAAAAAACAGAAATTAAACTAACCCTGCAGCATGATACCACCTTATCCATCACCCTTACTGACCTTACCACACAGCTAAATGAGGTGACTGTAACAGCCGGCAAGGCCACTGTTGAAAACAAAAGCGATAAGCTGGTTTATAATGTATCAACCAGCGCAACATCAGCGGGGGCTGACGCACTTACTGTTATTGGCCGGGTACCGGGCGTAAAGGTTGGTGATAATGAGCTGGGCATTGCGGGCAAGGGCAGCGTTAAAGTGATGGTAAGTGAAAGGCTGGTACAACTGGCCGGTACCGATCTGCTCCGCTACCTGCGTTCGTTATCTGCAAGCCAGCTGGCCAGTATTGAGCTTATCAAAAACCCGGGCGCCGGCTATGATGCCGAGGGGAATGCCGGGCTCATCAATATCACCCTCAAACACAGCAAAAAACAAGGTTATTCGGGCAGTGTGCAGATCAACGATAAACAATGGCTGCATAACCCGGCCACTGTTTATGGCACCGGCAATTACTGGTGGCTTAATGCCAGTGGTGATATCAACTACAATTCGGCCAAATTATCGGCCTATGCCAGCGTAAATATTGATCATGACCACGAATTGGAAGGCTTTGAAACCGATATTTATTACCCCAAACAAACCTGGCTGCAAACTGATACCGGCAATTACCGCTATCATAATTTAAACTTTATAGCCGGTGCCGATTACCGCCTGAGCCCTAAAGTTACCATCGGCGTAAATTACCAGGGCGGGAAAAACACTTATGACGGGTCGGACCATGTGAATAACCCCATTATCAACAACAATACCGGCGCTGTGGATTCAACATTAAGAACTTATGCCACCTACCATCCTGTAGCCATTAGCAATGCAGTTAACCTGCATAGTACTATAAACCTGGATACAGCCGGCGCCAAACTGGTGCTTAATGCCGATTACTTTAACTACTACCGTACCGACCGGTCTGATTTTGAAAGCAATACCTACCTCGCTAATGGCTCCCCGAATGCTGCCAGCCGCAACCGTTATCATGATACCAACAAGCAGGATATCAATATTTATACTTTTAAAGCAGATGCTGTTGTGCCTGTCAAATACGCCCGTTTTGCATTTGGTGCTAAGCTCAGCTTTATCAACAATTACAGTAATGCATTTTACTATAAAAAAGCCGCTAACGATTCACTGCGTTATGACGATAACCTGAGCAACGAGTTTACTTATACCGAAAACACCCAATCGGTTTATGGCAGCATAAGCCGAGAGGATGGCAAATGGAAATACCAGGCGGGCTTACGGGTTGAACGTACCGAAACCAAAGGCTTTTCACATACGCTTAACCAAACTACCATTAATAATTACACTAAACTGTTCCCTTCGGCAACAGTGAGTTACCAGGCGGGTGTTGATCATAGCCTTGCGCTAAATTTTGGCAGGCGTGTGAACCGCCCAACCTTCTGGAACCTTAACCCTTTCAAGAGCCTGTTTACAGCTTACAGCTACGGCGAAGGCAACCCCTATCTTCAACCCGAATACAATACTAATTTTGAGCTTTCGCATACCTACAAAAACAGGCTTACGTCGGCTATATTTTTAAATGTTACCAACAACGGGTTTAACGGCGTTACCATTGCCCGGCCGGATACCAACCTGGTTTATTCCACGCCACTTAATTTTATAAAAACTTACAGGCTGGGTGTTTCCGAAAATTATTCGATACAATTGCTAAAGTGGCTTGACAATAATAACCAGCTCACCTTTTACCATACCGATGCCAAATCGGCCCTTAACTCGGTGAAAAACATCAGCGGGTTTGGAGCCTATATCGCTACCAACAATAATATTTATTTTAATGCCGGTAAAACCTTTGCCGGTGCGGTAAACTTCTGGTACCAGTTTCCGGAGATAGACCATATAGGCCGCAGCGACGCTTATTACAAACTCGACCTCGGCCTCAAAGCATCCGTTTTTAAAAAGAAAATAGATGTTTCATTGGTGATGAACGATGTTTTCAGGAGCAGCGCAACGGCAGTTACTACTGTAGTGAACGGGGTAAGGCAAAAATACACCAACTTCCAGATTAACAGGTATGCCCTGCTCGGCATCAGCTACCGTTTCGGCAACAGCCAAAACAAAGCCGAAAAACAGGATACCGGCAACCAGGATGAAAAAGGTCGGATCCATTAA
- a CDS encoding nucleotide pyrophosphohydrolase, translating to MDISQAQQLVDNWIKTTGIRYFNELTNTAILMEEVGEVARIMARQYGEQSFKTSDTEVNLADEMADVLFVLICLANQTGIDLTEALEKNMEKKSIRDAERHKNNEKLK from the coding sequence ATGGACATCAGCCAGGCACAGCAACTTGTAGATAACTGGATCAAAACAACCGGCATCAGGTATTTTAATGAGCTTACCAATACCGCCATTTTAATGGAAGAGGTTGGCGAAGTAGCCAGGATCATGGCGAGGCAATACGGCGAGCAATCATTCAAAACATCGGATACAGAAGTTAACCTGGCCGATGAAATGGCCGACGTACTTTTTGTACTCATTTGCCTGGCCAATCAAACCGGCATCGACCTGACCGAAGCCCTTGAAAAGAACATGGAAAAGAAAAGCATCCGGGATGCCGAACGGCATAAAAACAATGAAAAACTAAAATAG
- the dapF gene encoding diaminopimelate epimerase, producing MKIHFYKYQGAGNDFILIDNRDNRVDHHNPKLISYLCDRRFGIGGDGLMLLQNKEGYDFEMIYYNADGQPSSMCGNGGRCIVAFAKFLGVINSETEFLAVDGPHYAKISDEGDWVSLQMINVNEVNTDADAYVLNTGSPHYVKLVDGLEQRNVYQEGHAIRNNATYRKNGINVNFVEPMEEGYFVRTFERGVEDETFACGTGVTAVALAMAQHKQQTGHITTPIKVLGGNLNIRFDYDGSAFTEIFLEGPAVRVFEGDVVI from the coding sequence GTGAAGATACATTTTTATAAATACCAGGGTGCAGGAAATGATTTTATTTTGATTGATAACCGCGATAACCGCGTTGATCATCATAATCCTAAGCTGATTTCTTACCTGTGCGATCGTCGTTTCGGTATCGGGGGCGATGGCTTGATGCTGCTGCAAAACAAGGAAGGGTACGATTTTGAGATGATTTATTACAATGCCGACGGCCAGCCGAGCAGCATGTGCGGCAATGGCGGTCGCTGCATTGTGGCTTTTGCCAAATTTTTAGGCGTTATCAATTCCGAAACTGAATTTTTGGCGGTAGATGGTCCGCATTATGCCAAAATTTCAGATGAAGGCGATTGGGTGAGCCTGCAAATGATCAACGTAAACGAAGTTAATACCGATGCCGACGCTTATGTGCTTAACACCGGCTCGCCGCACTATGTAAAACTGGTTGACGGGCTTGAACAGCGCAACGTTTACCAGGAGGGCCATGCCATCCGCAACAATGCCACCTACCGCAAAAACGGCATTAATGTAAATTTTGTTGAACCGATGGAGGAGGGCTACTTTGTACGCACTTTTGAGCGCGGGGTAGAGGATGAAACCTTTGCCTGCGGTACAGGCGTAACTGCCGTTGCCCTGGCCATGGCGCAGCACAAACAACAAACCGGCCATATCACCACTCCCATAAAAGTATTGGGAGGGAACCTCAATATCCGTTTTGATTATGATGGCAGCGCTTTTACAGAGATCTTTTTAGAAGGGCCTGCTGTGAGGGTTTTTGAGGGTGATGTAGTAATTTAA
- a CDS encoding NADP-dependent oxidoreductase, whose translation MKAIILKNFGGVENLVPAEIPVPTIAADEVLVKLKAISINPVDVKTRSGKGISALIKDESPIILGWDISGEITEVGADVTGFKPGDEVFAMIDFPKTGKAYAEYVKAKANELALKPAGIGHEEAAAATLAALTAWQAFHTNAPVKPGDRVLIHAASGGVGHYAVQIAKHLGAYVIATSSAANRDFVLALGADEHIDYKAQPFETATHDIDFVLDTIGGEYIDRSLQVMKKGGTIISIVSGMNEAVAPKANALGINGHNTRVKPNAENMAAIAGLLQKGIIKSHVSKVFPFEQMADAHLQLESGRTVGKVVLVFK comes from the coding sequence ATGAAAGCAATAATTTTAAAAAACTTTGGCGGAGTTGAAAACCTTGTGCCGGCCGAAATACCTGTACCAACTATAGCTGCCGATGAAGTGCTGGTAAAACTGAAAGCCATCAGTATAAACCCTGTCGACGTTAAAACCCGCTCGGGAAAAGGTATTTCCGCACTTATTAAGGATGAGTCGCCGATAATATTAGGTTGGGACATTTCGGGAGAGATAACCGAAGTGGGCGCGGATGTTACCGGTTTTAAACCCGGCGACGAAGTTTTTGCCATGATAGATTTCCCCAAAACCGGTAAAGCCTATGCCGAATATGTTAAGGCCAAAGCTAATGAGCTTGCATTGAAACCTGCGGGCATCGGCCATGAGGAAGCTGCCGCAGCTACGCTTGCCGCGCTTACCGCCTGGCAGGCTTTCCACACCAATGCGCCTGTTAAACCCGGCGACCGTGTACTGATCCACGCTGCATCCGGCGGGGTTGGTCATTATGCTGTGCAGATAGCCAAACATTTGGGCGCCTATGTTATTGCCACTTCCTCGGCTGCCAACCGCGATTTTGTGTTGGCCCTGGGTGCCGATGAGCATATCGACTATAAAGCGCAGCCCTTTGAAACCGCTACTCATGATATCGACTTTGTACTTGACACCATTGGCGGCGAATACATTGACCGCTCGTTGCAGGTAATGAAAAAAGGCGGTACCATTATAAGCATCGTTTCGGGCATGAACGAAGCCGTTGCCCCCAAAGCCAACGCCCTGGGCATTAATGGCCACAACACCCGGGTAAAACCCAATGCCGAAAACATGGCCGCCATTGCGGGATTGCTGCAAAAAGGGATCATTAAATCGCACGTATCCAAAGTGTTTCCGTTTGAGCAAATGGCCGATGCGCATTTGCAACTGGAAAGTGGGAGGACTGTTGGTAAAGTGGTGCTGGTGTTTAAATAA
- a CDS encoding Crp/Fnr family transcriptional regulator, with amino-acid sequence MHEKQEVLNELLGKFAELSANDVALSLPYWRSRKIVKSDFFNMQSVVCTDLALITKGLFRIYYVHPETQEEKNIYFFSERQFLVSFRSFINQYPCAYFIQAMEDAEIISINYTDLQYLYTTPTGWPRFGRLIAELFFNHSQARTEEFLFNTAEERYLKMVAQHPNIVNRIPAYHISSYLGIKNPSLTRIKKRLSQQKP; translated from the coding sequence ATGCACGAAAAACAGGAGGTATTGAACGAACTGCTTGGCAAGTTTGCAGAGCTATCGGCAAATGATGTTGCCCTTAGCCTGCCTTACTGGCGCAGCCGTAAAATTGTTAAGAGTGATTTTTTTAATATGCAAAGTGTTGTATGTACCGATCTGGCGCTGATAACCAAAGGCCTGTTCCGGATTTATTACGTGCATCCCGAAACGCAGGAAGAGAAGAATATTTATTTTTTTTCCGAAAGGCAATTTCTGGTATCATTCAGGAGCTTTATTAACCAGTACCCCTGCGCTTATTTTATACAGGCGATGGAAGATGCCGAGATCATATCCATCAATTATACCGATCTCCAGTATCTTTATACAACCCCGACCGGCTGGCCAAGGTTTGGTCGCCTGATTGCCGAACTGTTCTTTAACCACTCGCAAGCCCGTACAGAAGAGTTTTTATTTAATACCGCCGAAGAACGTTACTTAAAAATGGTAGCCCAGCATCCCAACATTGTAAACCGGATTCCAGCCTATCACATTTCGTCCTATTTAGGCATCAAAAACCCATCGCTAACACGAATCAAAAAGCGGCTATCTCAACAAAAGCCGTAA